In the genome of Cercospora beticola chromosome 2, complete sequence, one region contains:
- a CDS encoding uncharacterized protein (antiSMASH:Cluster_14) gives MSIWRGLDRASFEDDIAQLRKCTHQQPLPNVHSTYGATSTADEETKYLLPLGVETRLAEDFAFLAAVSSQPGSVAAATIAPTKDGTGLAVSLSANEGISERVRRRFEVSFARLRQCASCTISRHSCAEACCREMVALNRTRIQDRLKFRKHGTTFLVATRLQELSGQIEALQGVPSTEKRGLLFQVEALVTSISEVQDSRVKIQYHDPTEEEIDRLVNAAKAAFELVYGSSFDVSFAETSFNGCLESKLLRLGVPKRFSERREVRAVQKLAAYWRICLYLSVCARSYHKAFQDLTLHILPAPKPEIWPLKHGKKHYVHAEIQLLAYHETTTDITKPRAIAASKRPCYLCSTFILSHGTYSIPISHGEVYEQWTIPDSPAFTDETRLIMKRALRATAKVVQAALVAPKPSRPVMLPPKPQSLLDLRIHALRKASIFSLCTEAARRIMSRPADERCSSTLESLEHKLSPYSQQGIETIDVGSTNLQQITHSCSPTSLNSNETSPKASRADNASPAQPIDQHDAERRDSAISSRKNDRNEGNEVPPPHAADLSDTSQGCVVGNVATLDQYSLEQSKAVYRLGSGRNRIEERHDSITKTKPSSAWLALGRLSDSHTGESSDYHDSTMAKPSLLLPEKQAPLDGDKSPARVHTCLVRADSTNIVRHHWLELHISMENLKNSNMLLQFSGSNDVAQATRQTIHDVDLSIGEELTISIDSSTRGADMLMKCAGMDNVAVNLQIVDTQLVGDRERGGARKDEYEIQGVVNAI, from the exons ATGTCGATTTGGCGAGGGCTGGACCGCGCGAGTTTCGAAGACGATATCGCCCAATTGCGAAAGTGTACTCATCAGCAGCCTCTCCCGAATGTGCATAGCACTTACGGGGCAACCTCAACAGCGGACGAGGAAACCAAATATCTTCTCCCACTGGGCGTGGAGACTCGCTTAGCCGAGGACTTCGCTTTCCTTGCTGCCGTCAGCAGTCAGCCAGGCAGCGTTGCTGCCGCAACGATCGCTCCAACAAAGGACGGCACCGGGCTTGCGGTCTCGCTGTCCGCGAACGAGGGCATATCTGAACGAGTCCGCCGGAGGTTCGAAGTCAGTTTCGCGCGTCTGCGACAATGCGCATCATGCA CCATTTCTCGGCACTCCTGTGCGGAAGCTTGCTGTCGTGAGATGGTCGCTTTAAATCGCACTCGCATACAAGACCGTCTGAAGTTCAGGAAGCATGGCACAACGTTTCTGGTAGCGACCCGTCTCCAAGAATTGTCCGGCCAGATTGAAGCTCTGCAAGGCGTGCCCTCCACCGAAAAACGCGGCCTTCTATTCCAGGTCGAGGCACTTGTCACTTCGATCTCGGAAGTACAGGACTCACGTGTCAAGATCCAATATCATGACCCTACGGAGGAGGAGATAGATAGGCTGGTAAATGCCGCTAAAGCAGCATTCGAACTGGTCTACGGCAGCTCCTTCGATGTTAGCTTTGCGGAAACAAGTTTCAATGGTTGTTTGGAAAGTAAATTGCTGAGGCTGGGAGTACCCAAGCGTTTCAGTGAGCGTAGAGAAGTTAGAGCAGTCCAGAAACTGGCTGCGTACTGGAGGATCTGTTTATACCTCAGTGTTTGCGCAAGATCCTACCACAAGGCCTTTCAGGACTTGACACTGCACATTCTCCCTGCGCCAAAGCCAGAGATTTGGCCACTCAAGCACGGCAAAAAGCACTATGTCCACGCTGAAATACAACTTCTTGCGTATCACGAGACGACCACAGACATTACGAAGCCTCGAGCAATAGCTGCCAGCAAACGGCCATGCTATCTATGCAGCACCTTCATTCTCTCTCATGGAACCTACTCGATCCCGATCTCGCATGGCGAGGTTTACGAACAATGGACTATTCCCGACTCTCCAGCTTTCACTGACGAAACCCGTCTGATCATGAAGAGAGCCCTTCGGGCAACTGCAAAGGTCGTGCAAGCTGCGCTCGTAGCTCCAAAGCCCTCTCGACCCGTCATGCTACCACCGAAGCCACAGAGTTTGCTGGATTTGCGTATTCACGCCTTGCGAAAAGCGTCGATCTTTTCGTTGTGCACTGAGGCTGCGCGCAGGATAATGTCGCGCCCAGCTGACGAAAGGTGCAGCTCAACACTGGAGAGCCTGGAACACAAGTTATCACCATACAGCCAACAAGGAATCGAAACCATAGACGTCGGAAGCACCAACTTACAGCAGATCACGCACTCATGCAGCCCAACCTCCCTAAACTCTAACGAGACGTCTCCCAAAGCCTCGCGTGCAGATAATGCCTCACCTGCCCAACCAATTGACCAACACGACGCAGAGCGACGAGACTCGGCAATATCGTCAAGGAAGAACGATAGGAACGAAGGCAATGAGGTTCCGCCACCTCACGCGGCTGACTTGTCAGACACCTCGCAGGGATGTGTTGTTGGGAATGTCGCTACTCTGGATCAATATTCTTTGGAACAGTCCAAAGCAGTGTACAGGCTGGGGTCCGGAAGAAACAGGATAGAAGAGCGCCATGACTCGATCACAAAGACGAAACCAAGCAGTGCTTGGCTTGCTTTGGGCAGGTTGTCCGATAGTCATACCGGTGAATCCTCTGACTATCATGACAGTACCATGGCGAAACCGAGTTTGTTATTGCCAGAAAAGCAGGCTCCTCTTGATGGAGACAAATCACCTGCTCGGGTCCACACTTGTCTCGTTCGAGCAGATTCGACGAATATTGTGAGACACCACTGGCTCGAGCTCCATATCAGCATGGAGAATCTCAAAAACTCCAATATGTTGCTACAATTCTCTGGATCTAATGATGTGGCCCAGGCAACGCGTCAGACCATTCACGATGTCGATCTGTCGATCGGCGAAGAGTTGACAATATCGATAGACTCCAGCACTCGCGGGGCGGATATGCTGATGAAGTGCGCCGGAATGGACAATGTTGCCGTCAACCTGCAGATAGTAGATACTCAGCTCGTGGGAGATCGAGAAAGGGGAGGAGCGCGGAAAGATGAGTATGAAATCCAGGGAGTAGTAAATGCAATATAG